Below is a window of Zygotorulaspora mrakii chromosome 3, complete sequence DNA.
GGGATTCGTTCGTGAATAAgtcatcaaaaaagataaaatcTCTGTAACTTGTGAGATATTCGTCTAGCACATTATCACTTGCTATGTcagttttgaaaatatttctatTCAAAGACTGAaataaatttatttttctcaatatttgaattatGGTGGAATTATTCGTTTTTTCTAAGGATATGATTTCAAGGAAAATTGTCATTAAGCTACTATCAATGTGAGTATCCATCAATGAAACTGATAGAGTGCTGTTCCTTCTGTTGagcattttcttcaaggaTAGAGattccagttttttttgaaatccaGCGGCCTTTTCCTTattgaattcaatgatGGTATCTGTATCAACATCATAGTAAAAATCCCACAGATTGCTTtgcaatttgaaaattggaTTTGCTGTTCCAATAATAGCGATGACGTTTTCGCTTtgcattgaagaaaagtacTGCTTGATGAGATCTAACATGCCTACTTCCATATACGGGAGAATTACAACTCGTTCGTTTCTGCAATTCTGCATAATGTTTGCAGAGCTCAGGCAGCCCATCAAACTCGATAAAGCCAATACAAATTCACATATTTCATATTTCGGAAGCTGTTTTGAATTAATAATAATTTTCAGAGACGTTTTGATAATGTCTCCTTTGCGCAGCAGAGGAATCAGTTTACTTAGGAAGTTAGCCACCAAATTGTTGTATTTTATTGTAATCCCCATGGGAGTATCCTGAATCAAATCAATTAACAGCGGTCTCCTGTTGAAATTCCTAAACGGCTCTCGCGGCTTGTAGGCATCATATGAGATGGTTAAATGCCCCTTGATCAATTCTATTCTGTTACCATATTTATCACGGTCTGgtatattcaaaaattgtaaAATCTCATGTTGCTTATCCGATGATTTATCCATTACATCTCTTAGTGAGTGTTCTGAGTTGATCCCCGAAAAAATGTTCTGTAACGCCCTATTTTCATGTATTTGTTTAACGAAAGAAAGATCAATACTATTGATAGAGTTGTAAAAATCAATTAGAAATGGTACAGTTGTCCCGTAAGTGTCGTAGCGCATCAAATTCTCCAGTGTTAGCTGTATAATAGGCTTAAAGCTCTTGGAACATTTCAGCCGTGTTCCAAACGCCACAGCTTTAATTTTAGCTCCTCTAGCATCCTTCGTATTTTCCTCTGCTTTGACAACGCTAAGAAAGAAAATAGTATCCTCGGGATTATTAGCAGCTGATGGAAGCAATTCGTAGCATTTCGACTTATAGTTGAAGTAAAGCATGAAATTCGTAAAATCGACGGCGCCTGTCGAGAGGTTATGTTCCACATTGCTAGGCATCATTAAGCTTGCCAGATAAAGAGCATTCTTTGATTGACTACTCATCTCGATGGAGGATTCAAATCCTGGAATATAGTGAGGATACTGATATTTCAACGTGTGGCCATACTTGTTATCAAATTCTGCCATGATAACATACTCAACATTGGTTTCCGGTGGTATATACGGTTTGCGTTCCGGATCagtcatttttttaccaATATTTCCATAACCTCCAGTTAAGGACTTCTTCTGTCTTTGCTGCTTCGCTTTGCTCTGTAAATGGTTTATAGACAATATTCACCAAAACGTTTTATGCAAATACCATGAAGACCCTTCCAAAGTCTTTAATACCTACGTTGGAGCTTCACACACTTTGCtgatcaatttttgttaactttcaattttttccaaatcgATCTGTCTCGCTTCGAGAATTTTAGGAAGTTCAAAGCTTATCCGCTTTCCGTACCGTATTTAGACCCTTAGCCAGCTACAACACAATTCAGAGCTGTACGCATTTAAGCTATCTTAAGTTTTCTCCCGCTAAATTAATACTATTTTAATCGTTAGAGGCTTTCGACCTACATCCTAACCATGGTTAACCCGCCTTTAATTACAGTCTATCATCCATTTCTATGTAAGTGTGCTGAGCAAACAGGTGGCGAATCTCTTAAGCTTGCGCTCACCCAGCTAATGACCCTTCTATCACAAGGACGAGCTTGAGAAAAGAATACGTTATCATATCATTAGTGTGAGACCTACATGTGAACGCACTTCATCTTGGTGGGTAAAGTGCATTCACTAAATGGTGAGTCTTCGggaaaagaggaagagaCCTCCTAGCGGCGAGATCGGTATAGTTATTCCAGGCTATTACCATTCGTTGCGCTCACTTGATCATGAGTAAACCTTGTTTGTTTAAACTTGTAAACATTTATCTTAAATGTGCCATGCCGTGCCGTGCAGAAGATAATAAGCAAAGGGCACTATTTACCTTTAAGCGACGCTTCAGAGCATATAGTTAAAAGACGGTCTGAAAAAGCACTAAATCTAACACCACAGAGGACTATCAAATTCATGAAATGTTTAGAGATAGAACaaacctttttctttcttatCGTCGTACATTCCCCCATAATATCAAGTACACGAGAACAAACACGCTGGATAAGGGTGGGCTATTAGAATCGCAAGATGATACGGAGGACTTTCAGATGGTAGATATGTCTCCCAGACACATGTCTGATGTATTGCCACCTCATTTTGTTGATCTGACCCTCGATATAGACGAATATCTCGTTCAAGTGGAAAGGCTAATGAGCCAGTTGACCAAACTCTATCGTAAGAATTCTTTACCAGGGTTCCAAGATAAGAGTCATGATGAAaacgaaattgaagatattaGTTACAAGGTAATTCAACTATTCCAAAAATGTTACAATGTTATGAAAAAGCTCCAGcatgtttttgaatctcAGCATTTGAATAGTAAACAACTCCAAAAAGGTGAACTGATCATATTGGACAATTTGCAGAAGAGGTACGCACAGAAAATACAACAAGAGAGTAGTAAATTCCGGGTATTACAGAATAATTACTTGAAGTTTTTAAACAAAGATGATTTAACGCCTTTATTCCCTAAAAACGATGGATCTTCTCAGTTACTACTAGAGGAAGAGGCGGGAGAAGCCCAATCAGATGATATCGAAGCATATTCGAGGAAAACTTTGCAGCGGCAGCAAACGGGTAATGACCAAGCAACACAAAGATTTCTCAGAGAGCgtgatgaagaaattacACAGTTAGCTAACAGTGTTCTTGAAGTTAGTACAATCTTCAGAGAAATGCAGAATTTAATCATTGATCAAGGGACAATCGTGGACAGAATCGATTataatttggaaaatacAGTGAtagatttgaaagaagcCAACCAGGAGCTGAACAAAGCCACCcattatcaaaagagaacCCAGAAATGTAAAATTATACTACTTTTGTCCTTATGCGTTTTAGCGTTGTTCCTAATTGTAATGCTCAAGCCACATGGTAGTTCTTCCTCCTCAGCATCACCTGTAGTTGCACCTAAACCTGCTGAACAAATTCCGGAAACTCCCGGATCAACATCTTCTACTGGCCAAGTAGAGGTGAATGATGATATGATTCCGAAAGTCATGCGAAGAGACAACAATCTTATTTTATAAATACAGAGATGCTCAataattgatcaaaataaGATCTGTAAGCGAAGAGTCCAAGTGAAGTAATTAGTACTGGCAGTTACTCCATATTAAGTAAacagtatttttttttgtaacTTCATTTGTTATATAGATACATAATAAAACCCCAAAATTATCCTTTCATAATTTACCTGAAACCATATGGATTTGGGCCTGTAAAAGAAGATGCTGGCGGCATATTCTTAGcattcattctttttttataaGCTGGCTTATAATGGGCACCAGAAGCTGGTGTTGGCCCAAAACCAACAGGTTGTGCATTATGGAAATTGTTTTGAGGAGTGTTAGCATAATTATTGTACTGTCTTGGAGAATTGAACTGTTGTACGGGAGGATAGTTTTGATGGGCAAACTTATTTGCTTGAGGGTACATTCTCCTTTGAGGATGTTGAACAAAGTTTGGTTGCTGAATGAAATTGGAATtgttttgttgaagatcAGATGAATCCGGGCCAGCAGATCTATTAAGTTGTGTTAGacgttgttgttgatttgCAGAGGGTTGAGCCATTGTTGATGGTACATGTGCATGTGCAAAATACTCTTGCTGTGGAGCCCTTTGTGAAATAGAAGTAAAATCAGATTCATTATCGCTTCCAGAACGGGCACGCCCATTAGTCAAATCAGTATTAGAGAATGAATCGTGTATTATATCTTTCAAGACGCCATGAGGGTCCTTCTGCTGTAATCTTTGCTGAGATACagtttgatgatttttGTCAGAGTATTCGGACGATGCCAGAGAAAGTGAAGTTGAGTAAGGCTTGttctgttgctgttgaCTACCATTTATGGCAGAGTAAGCAGTATGAGAATTTGCATCATCCATTTCGTAAGCAGAACTATCCATTTTCTCCTTGCTCATAGTAGATTGATCTGTAGTTCCAGTATTTACTTTGAATACAGCATCTTGTTTGTGCAAGTTGTCGTAACCGTAGCTTGGTAAAACTAAAGGTTTCtcagaaagagaatttAGTGTATTCTCACCCGTCATTTCTTGGTAGAAattgacatttttatttggaGAATCAAACTGACTTTCATCGACGGCATCTTGT
It encodes the following:
- the AFI1 gene encoding Afi1p (similar to Saccharomyces cerevisiae YOR129C; ancestral locus Anc_5.457), coding for MTDPERKPYIPPETNVEYVIMAEFDNKYGHTLKYQYPHYIPGFESSIEMSSQSKNALYLASLMMPSNVEHNLSTGAVDFTNFMLYFNYKSKCYELLPSAANNPEDTIFFLSVVKAEENTKDARGAKIKAVAFGTRLKCSKSFKPIIQLTLENLMRYDTYGTTVPFLIDFYNSINSIDLSFVKQIHENRALQNIFSGINSEHSLRDVMDKSSDKQHEILQFLNIPDRDKYGNRIELIKGHLTISYDAYKPREPFRNFNRRPLLIDLIQDTPMGITIKYNNLVANFLSKLIPLLRKGDIIKTSLKIIINSKQLPKYEICEFVLALSSLMGCLSSANIMQNCRNERVVILPYMEVGMLDLIKQYFSSMQSENVIAIIGTANPIFKLQSNLWDFYYDVDTDTIIEFNKEKAAGFQKKLESLSLKKMLNRRNSTLSVSLMDTHIDSSLMTIFLEIISLEKTNNSTIIQILRKINLFQSLNRNIFKTDIASDNVLDEYLTSYRDFIFFDDLFTNESLKVARLLDSLSDMVNTIFDSQESSQIPYQPLNGKMVLRMNEILHEIYEYLSNGNSSLEIFLSVCLSFPLVTTTENSMYSAASFGNINNASAMNNFAKTILHNLRINNSWVHLVDSNIHDTASETFAKDRSLNLLFFPLLLNSEVKEKPVEYMYSEETPASSVNERPRSVAFKWMLNIANNKTLDNSMESSSVKSSSEAYSISSVPTSKLISPILSNDSSLSIKMDYEEIQQLVTISKNISFRILQLIENHAIGKVMLEQNLHAYFQLVYHCMKLQQRNDFTNYEIRLSKTEHSFRPMLHGDQQERR
- a CDS encoding uncharacterized protein (similar to Saccharomyces cerevisiae YFR012W and YOL019W; ancestral locus Anc_1.371), which gives rise to MLPRTRAIFSTLLVLQFAAVAFFIICSVTAPVFRQIGLSKHNDVTYGVFGYCRNERCTTPSATYSPVGADTGDRDGGWRMSSRARTSLGRILIITPVAAGLNFLSMVSVLIAFLTCLISGSSSAVLFTINIVMATISFLASALVCVIVFLLFYPHITWCTWLLIPGAVLPLVVIPLIFVAHSDAKDDSIDSDDEELRGIVEQDAVDESQFDSPNKNVNFYQEMTGENTLNSLSEKPLVLPSYGYDNLHKQDAVFKVNTGTTDQSTMSKEKMDSSAYEMDDANSHTAYSAINGSQQQQNKPYSTSLSLASSEYSDKNHQTVSQQRLQQKDPHGVLKDIIHDSFSNTDLTNGRARSGSDNESDFTSISQRAPQQEYFAHAHVPSTMAQPSANQQQRLTQLNRSAGPDSSDLQQNNSNFIQQPNFVQHPQRRMYPQANKFAHQNYPPVQQFNSPRQYNNYANTPQNNFHNAQPVGFGPTPASGAHYKPAYKKRMNAKNMPPASSFTGPNPYGFR
- the TLG2 gene encoding t-SNARE syntaxin TLG2 (similar to Saccharomyces cerevisiae TLG2 (YOL018C); ancestral locus Anc_1.372), with protein sequence MFRDRTNLFLSYRRTFPHNIKYTRTNTLDKGGLLESQDDTEDFQMVDMSPRHMSDVLPPHFVDLTLDIDEYLVQVERLMSQLTKLYRKNSLPGFQDKSHDENEIEDISYKVIQLFQKCYNVMKKLQHVFESQHLNSKQLQKGELIILDNLQKRYAQKIQQESSKFRVLQNNYLKFLNKDDLTPLFPKNDGSSQLLLEEEAGEAQSDDIEAYSRKTLQRQQTGNDQATQRFLRERDEEITQLANSVLEVSTIFREMQNLIIDQGTIVDRIDYNLENTVIDLKEANQELNKATHYQKRTQKCKIILLLSLCVLALFLIVMLKPHGSSSSSASPVVAPKPAEQIPETPGSTSSTGQVEVNDDMIPKVMRRDNNLIL